In Fusobacterium simiae, a genomic segment contains:
- a CDS encoding FAD:protein FMN transferase, protein MRTKNKIIVFILSLLSIFLISCSKEVEKIEESKFLFGTYIKIIVYSDNKKKAMESIEKAFNEIQRIDEKYNSKSEGSLIYNLNNSDNKTIKLDEEGIKLFEGVKKSYELSEHKYDVTIAPLLELWGFTDETIELPDLKLPTKEEIEFTKTFIDFDKVKISDDGTLTMESPVKEIDTGSFLKGYAISRAKEVLKDEGIKSAFITSISSIDLIGTKPENKPWKIGLQNPEDSSKMIGIVPLKDRAMGVSGDYQTYVEIDGKMYHHILDKDIGYPVEDKKMVVVLCDNAFDADLLSTTFFLMPIDKVISYVDSRKDLDVLIVDKDMNIITSKNFKYEEVKN, encoded by the coding sequence ATGAGGACGAAGAATAAAATTATAGTTTTTATCTTATCACTTTTAAGTATATTTTTAATTTCTTGTAGTAAAGAGGTTGAAAAGATTGAAGAATCTAAATTTCTATTTGGAACTTACATAAAAATAATAGTGTATAGTGATAACAAAAAAAAAGCTATGGAGTCTATTGAAAAAGCTTTTAACGAAATTCAAAGAATAGATGAAAAATACAACAGTAAATCTGAGGGTAGTTTGATTTATAACTTGAATAATTCTGATAATAAGACTATAAAACTGGATGAAGAAGGAATAAAATTGTTTGAAGGTGTAAAAAAATCTTATGAATTATCAGAACACAAGTATGATGTAACTATTGCACCACTTTTAGAATTATGGGGTTTTACTGATGAAACAATAGAACTTCCAGATTTAAAACTTCCGACAAAAGAAGAAATAGAATTCACAAAAACTTTTATAGATTTTGATAAAGTAAAAATTTCTGATGATGGAACTCTTACTATGGAAAGTCCAGTAAAAGAAATAGATACAGGCTCCTTTTTAAAAGGTTATGCTATATCAAGAGCAAAAGAAGTCTTAAAAGATGAAGGTATAAAAAGTGCCTTTATAACTTCCATTTCAAGTATAGATTTAATAGGAACGAAACCAGAAAATAAACCTTGGAAAATAGGTCTACAAAATCCAGAAGATTCTAGTAAAATGATAGGAATAGTTCCTTTAAAAGACAGAGCTATGGGTGTGTCAGGTGACTATCAAACTTATGTTGAAATAGATGGGAAAATGTATCATCATATCTTAGATAAAGATATAGGCTATCCCGTGGAAGATAAGAAAATGGTAGTGGTACTATGTGATAATGCTTTTGATGCAGATTTACTTTCAACAACTTTTTTCTTAATGCCAATAGACAAGGTAATAAGCTATGTAGATAGTAGAAAAGATTTAGATGTATTGATAGTTGATAAGGATATGAATATTATTACAAGTAAAAATTTTAAGTATGAAGAAGTAAAAAATTAA
- the gmk gene encoding guanylate kinase — protein sequence MSLGALFVVSGPSGAGKSTVCKLVRERLGINLSISATSRKPRNGEQEGVDYFFITAEEFEKRIKDGDFLEYANVHGNYYGTLKSEVEERLKRGEKVLLEIDVQGGIQVKDKFPEANLIFFKTANKKELEKRLRGRNTDSEEVIQARLKNSLKELEYESKYDRVIINDEIEQACNDLISIIENGVK from the coding sequence ATGTCTTTAGGAGCTTTATTTGTTGTATCTGGTCCTAGTGGAGCAGGAAAATCAACAGTTTGTAAATTAGTAAGAGAAAGGCTTGGAATAAATTTATCTATATCTGCCACAAGTAGAAAGCCTAGAAATGGTGAACAAGAAGGAGTTGACTATTTCTTCATAACAGCTGAGGAATTTGAAAAAAGAATTAAGGATGGAGATTTCTTAGAGTATGCAAATGTTCATGGGAATTATTATGGAACTTTAAAATCTGAGGTTGAAGAAAGATTAAAAAGAGGCGAAAAAGTATTATTAGAAATTGATGTTCAGGGAGGTATTCAAGTAAAGGATAAATTCCCTGAGGCAAATTTAATATTTTTTAAAACAGCTAATAAAAAAGAATTAGAAAAAAGACTTAGAGGAAGAAACACAGATAGTGAAGAAGTAATACAAGCAAGACTTAAAAATTCATTAAAAGAGCTTGAATATGAAAGTAAATATGATAGAGTTATAATAAATGATGAAATTGAACAGGCTTGTAATGATTTAATAAGTATAATTGAAAATGGAGTGAAATAA
- the rpoZ gene encoding DNA-directed RNA polymerase subunit omega produces the protein MKKDITYDELLAKIPNKYVLTIVSGERARERAKERMERGGEPLPLTKYDKKDTEMKKVFKEILAGKVGYEDEE, from the coding sequence ATGAAAAAAGATATCACTTATGATGAACTATTGGCTAAAATACCAAATAAGTATGTTCTTACAATAGTTAGTGGAGAAAGAGCAAGAGAAAGGGCAAAAGAAAGAATGGAAAGAGGAGGAGAACCTCTACCACTTACAAAATATGATAAGAAAGATACTGAAATGAAAAAAGTATTCAAGGAAATATTAGCTGGAAAGGTTGGCTATGAGGACGAAGAATAA
- a CDS encoding YicC/YloC family endoribonuclease, giving the protein MRSMTGYSKLNYEDENYVINMEIKSVNNKNLATKIKLPYNLNLLESFIRGEIAALISRGSIDFRIEFENKNESLKNLKYDENLAKSCMDILNKMEKDFDDKFSNKLDFLVRNFGVISQKDLDTDEEKYKDIIALKLKELLQNFIKTKIEEGSRLRIFFKEQLNILKSKLEEVKKLKLQVVENYKQKLLNNINSIKADINFNEEDILKEVLLFSDRVDITEEISRLESHFKQLEHEFDIDEISQGKKIEFIFQEIFREFNTMGVKSNMYEISKLVVESKNELEKMREQIMNIE; this is encoded by the coding sequence ATGAGAAGTATGACAGGTTATTCCAAGTTAAATTATGAAGATGAAAATTATGTAATTAATATGGAAATAAAAAGTGTAAATAATAAAAATTTAGCAACAAAAATCAAACTTCCATATAATTTAAATCTACTTGAAAGTTTTATAAGAGGAGAAATTGCAGCCCTTATAAGCAGAGGTTCTATTGATTTTAGAATTGAGTTTGAAAATAAAAATGAAAGTCTAAAAAATTTAAAATATGATGAAAATTTAGCAAAATCTTGTATGGATATTTTAAATAAAATGGAAAAGGACTTCGATGATAAATTTTCAAATAAATTAGATTTCTTGGTTAGGAATTTTGGAGTTATTTCACAAAAGGATTTAGATACAGATGAAGAAAAATATAAGGATATTATAGCTTTAAAACTCAAAGAATTACTTCAAAATTTTATTAAAACTAAGATTGAGGAAGGAAGTAGGTTAAGAATTTTCTTTAAAGAACAATTAAATATTTTAAAATCAAAATTAGAAGAAGTAAAAAAGTTAAAATTACAGGTTGTGGAAAACTATAAGCAAAAATTACTAAATAATATAAATTCTATTAAAGCTGATATAAATTTTAATGAAGAAGATATTTTAAAGGAGGTTTTATTATTTAGTGATAGAGTGGATATAACAGAAGAAATATCCAGATTAGAAAGTCATTTTAAACAATTGGAACATGAGTTTGACATAGATGAAATTTCTCAAGGAAAGAAAATAGAATTTATTTTTCAAGAAATATTTAGAGAATTTAATACTATGGGAGTAAAATCAAATATGTATGAGATTTCTAAATTAGTTGTTGAAAGTAAAAATGAATTAGAAAAAATGAGAGAACAAATAATGAACATAGAATAA